A window of Equus caballus isolate H_3958 breed thoroughbred chromosome 10, TB-T2T, whole genome shotgun sequence contains these coding sequences:
- the LOC100055141 gene encoding leukocyte immunoglobulin-like receptor subfamily A member 5 isoform X9 has product MSLVLPSLLCLGLCLGQSTQAQKGNLSPPRITALPGSTVGPKSPVTILCQGPADAEEYVISKVGSPEPSDREKQLLSKTINSFRIAEMTPDRAGLYHCSYQSGGSWSQFSDPLQLVMTGAYDKPLLSSMTGTVVASGENAKLQCFSTLKFEAFILSKEHGDRIIQSQLVSHQGGNHEAVFLLNQVSSTQTGTYRCYGLFEHYPYVWSRPSDPLHLQVREAPDYPDPMNPQHSTEAPDYPDPINPQHSTEAPDYPDPMNLQHSAEAPDYPDPMNPQHSTEALGLRGPMNPRHSKESPDRGDPMNTRNSTESPDHGDPTNPQNSTASPDNQNSWEKYQNILIGVPVAITLLLLLLLLLFIFHRCKAKNNAARKERQLKDGPTDGQASEAVDPQEVTYSQVTCSVPTQGTAATPSLPRQTQTSEYAILALK; this is encoded by the exons ATGTCCCTGGTTCTTCCCTCCCTGCTCTGTCTTG GGTTGTGTCTAGGCCAGAGCACTCAGGCACAGAAGG GAAATCTCTCCCCACCTCGTATCACAGCTCTGCCTGGATCCACGGTTGGACCTAAGAGTCCTGTGACCATCCTGTGCCAAGGGCCTGCAGACGCTGAAGAATATGTGATATCTAAAGTGGGAAGCCCTGAGCCCTCGGACAGAGAGAAACAACTGCTGTCTAAGACGATCAACAGTTTCAGGATCGCAGAGATGACACCAGACAGGGCAGGGCTGTACCACTGTTCCTATCAGAGTGGAGGCAGCTGGTCCCAGTTCAGTGACCCCCTGCAGCTGGTGATGACCG gTGCTTATGACAAACCATTGCTCTCAAGCATGACTGGAACTGTAGTGGCTTCCGGGGAGAATGCGAAGTTACAATGTTTCTCCACACTCAAGTTTGAAGCATTTATTCTTAGCAAAGAACATGGAGATCGCATCATCCAGAGCCAACTTGTCAGCCACCAGGGTGGTAATCACGAGGCTGTCTTCCTTTTGAATCAAGTCTCCTCCACACAAACTGGGACCTACAGATGCTACGGACTCTTTGAACATTACCCCTATGTGTGGTCTCGCCCCAGTGACCCATTGCATCTTCAGGTCAGAG AAGCTCCTGACTATCCAGACCCCATGAATCCCCAACATTCAACTG AAGCTCCTGACTATCCAGACCCCATCAATCCCCAACATTCAACTG AAGCTCCTGACTATCCAGACCCCATGAATCTCCAACATTCAGCTG AAGCTCCTGACTATCCAGACCCCATGAATCCCCAACATTCAACTG AAGCTCTTGGCCTTCGAGGCCCCATGAATCCCCGACATTCAAAAG AATCTCCTGACCGTGGAGACCCCATGAACACCCGAAATTCAACTG AATCTCCTGACCATGGAGACCCCACAAACCCCCAAAATTCAACTG CCTCACCTGACAACCAAAACTCCTGGGAGAAATACCAGAACATTCTGATTGGAGTCCCAGTGGCCATTACTCTcttgctccttctcctcctcctcctattcATCTTCCACCGTTGCAAGGCCAAAAACA ATGCTGCTAGGAAAGAGAGACAGCTCAAGGATGGACCAACGGATGGACAA gCCTCTGAAGCTGTAGACCCTCAGGAGGTCACCTATTCCCAGGTGACCTGCAGTGTCCCCACACAGGGGACAGCTGCCACACCCTCGTTGCCCAGACAGACCCAGACTAGCGAGTATGCAATACTTGCCCTAAAATAA
- the LOC100055141 gene encoding leukocyte immunoglobulin-like receptor subfamily A member 5 isoform X23 — MSLVLPSLLCLGLCLGQSTQAQKGNLSPPRITALPGSTVGPKSPVTILCQGPADAEEYVISKVGSPEPSDREKQLLSKTINSFRIAEMTPDRAGLYHCSYQSGGSWSQFSDPLQLVMTGAYDKPLLSSMTGTVVASGENAKLQCFSTLKFEAFILSKEHGDRIIQSQLVSHQGGNHEAVFLLNQVSSTQTGTYRCYGLFEHYPYVWSRPSDPLHLQVREAPDYPDPMNPQHSTEAPDYPDPMNPQHSTEALGLRGPMNPRHSKESPDRGDPMNTRNSTESPDHGDPTNPQNSTASPDNQNSWEKYQNILIGVPVAITLLLLLLLLLFIFHRCKAKNNAARKERQLKDGPTDGQASEAVDPQEVTYSQVTCSVPTQGTAATPSLPRQTQTSEYAILALK; from the exons ATGTCCCTGGTTCTTCCCTCCCTGCTCTGTCTTG GGTTGTGTCTAGGCCAGAGCACTCAGGCACAGAAGG GAAATCTCTCCCCACCTCGTATCACAGCTCTGCCTGGATCCACGGTTGGACCTAAGAGTCCTGTGACCATCCTGTGCCAAGGGCCTGCAGACGCTGAAGAATATGTGATATCTAAAGTGGGAAGCCCTGAGCCCTCGGACAGAGAGAAACAACTGCTGTCTAAGACGATCAACAGTTTCAGGATCGCAGAGATGACACCAGACAGGGCAGGGCTGTACCACTGTTCCTATCAGAGTGGAGGCAGCTGGTCCCAGTTCAGTGACCCCCTGCAGCTGGTGATGACCG gTGCTTATGACAAACCATTGCTCTCAAGCATGACTGGAACTGTAGTGGCTTCCGGGGAGAATGCGAAGTTACAATGTTTCTCCACACTCAAGTTTGAAGCATTTATTCTTAGCAAAGAACATGGAGATCGCATCATCCAGAGCCAACTTGTCAGCCACCAGGGTGGTAATCACGAGGCTGTCTTCCTTTTGAATCAAGTCTCCTCCACACAAACTGGGACCTACAGATGCTACGGACTCTTTGAACATTACCCCTATGTGTGGTCTCGCCCCAGTGACCCATTGCATCTTCAGGTCAGAG AAGCTCCTGACTATCCAGACCCCATGAATCCCCAACATTCAACTG AAGCTCCTGACTATCCAGACCCCATGAATCCCCAACATTCAACTG AAGCTCTTGGCCTTCGAGGCCCCATGAATCCCCGACATTCAAAAG AATCTCCTGACCGTGGAGACCCCATGAACACCCGAAATTCAACTG AATCTCCTGACCATGGAGACCCCACAAACCCCCAAAATTCAACTG CCTCACCTGACAACCAAAACTCCTGGGAGAAATACCAGAACATTCTGATTGGAGTCCCAGTGGCCATTACTCTcttgctccttctcctcctcctcctattcATCTTCCACCGTTGCAAGGCCAAAAACA ATGCTGCTAGGAAAGAGAGACAGCTCAAGGATGGACCAACGGATGGACAA gCCTCTGAAGCTGTAGACCCTCAGGAGGTCACCTATTCCCAGGTGACCTGCAGTGTCCCCACACAGGGGACAGCTGCCACACCCTCGTTGCCCAGACAGACCCAGACTAGCGAGTATGCAATACTTGCCCTAAAATAA
- the LOC100055141 gene encoding leukocyte immunoglobulin-like receptor subfamily A member 5 isoform X6, translating to MSLVLPSLLCLGLCLGQSTQAQKGNLSPPRITALPGSTVGPKSPVTILCQGPADAEEYVISKVGSPEPSDREKQLLSKTINSFRIAEMTPDRAGLYHCSYQSGGSWSQFSDPLQLVMTGAYDKPLLSSMTGTVVASGENAKLQCFSTLKFEAFILSKEHGDRIIQSQLVSHQGGNHEAVFLLNQVSSTQTGTYRCYGLFEHYPYVWSRPSDPLHLQVREAPDYPDPMNPQHSTEAPDYPDPMNPRHSTEAPDYPDPMNPRHSTEAPDYPDPINPQHSTEAPDYPDPMNPQHSTEALGLRGPMNPRHSKESPDRGDPMNTRNSTESPDHGDPTNPQNSTASPDNQNSWEKYQNILIGVPVAITLLLLLLLLLFIFHRCKAKNNAARKERQLKDGPTDGQASEAVDPQEVTYSQVTCSVPTQGTAATPSLPRQTQTSEYAILALK from the exons ATGTCCCTGGTTCTTCCCTCCCTGCTCTGTCTTG GGTTGTGTCTAGGCCAGAGCACTCAGGCACAGAAGG GAAATCTCTCCCCACCTCGTATCACAGCTCTGCCTGGATCCACGGTTGGACCTAAGAGTCCTGTGACCATCCTGTGCCAAGGGCCTGCAGACGCTGAAGAATATGTGATATCTAAAGTGGGAAGCCCTGAGCCCTCGGACAGAGAGAAACAACTGCTGTCTAAGACGATCAACAGTTTCAGGATCGCAGAGATGACACCAGACAGGGCAGGGCTGTACCACTGTTCCTATCAGAGTGGAGGCAGCTGGTCCCAGTTCAGTGACCCCCTGCAGCTGGTGATGACCG gTGCTTATGACAAACCATTGCTCTCAAGCATGACTGGAACTGTAGTGGCTTCCGGGGAGAATGCGAAGTTACAATGTTTCTCCACACTCAAGTTTGAAGCATTTATTCTTAGCAAAGAACATGGAGATCGCATCATCCAGAGCCAACTTGTCAGCCACCAGGGTGGTAATCACGAGGCTGTCTTCCTTTTGAATCAAGTCTCCTCCACACAAACTGGGACCTACAGATGCTACGGACTCTTTGAACATTACCCCTATGTGTGGTCTCGCCCCAGTGACCCATTGCATCTTCAGGTCAGAG AAGCTCCTGACTATCCAGACCCCATGAATCCCCAACATTCAACTG AAGCTCCTGACTATCCAGACCCCATGAATCCCCGACATTCAACTG AAGCTCCTGACTATCCAGACCCCATGAATCCCCGACATTCAACTG AAGCTCCTGACTATCCAGACCCCATCAATCCCCAACATTCAACTG AAGCTCCTGACTATCCAGACCCCATGAATCCCCAACATTCAACTG AAGCTCTTGGCCTTCGAGGCCCCATGAATCCCCGACATTCAAAAG AATCTCCTGACCGTGGAGACCCCATGAACACCCGAAATTCAACTG AATCTCCTGACCATGGAGACCCCACAAACCCCCAAAATTCAACTG CCTCACCTGACAACCAAAACTCCTGGGAGAAATACCAGAACATTCTGATTGGAGTCCCAGTGGCCATTACTCTcttgctccttctcctcctcctcctattcATCTTCCACCGTTGCAAGGCCAAAAACA ATGCTGCTAGGAAAGAGAGACAGCTCAAGGATGGACCAACGGATGGACAA gCCTCTGAAGCTGTAGACCCTCAGGAGGTCACCTATTCCCAGGTGACCTGCAGTGTCCCCACACAGGGGACAGCTGCCACACCCTCGTTGCCCAGACAGACCCAGACTAGCGAGTATGCAATACTTGCCCTAAAATAA
- the LOC100055141 gene encoding leukocyte immunoglobulin-like receptor subfamily A member 5 isoform X4, which translates to MSLVLPSLLCLGLCLGQSTQAQKGNLSPPRITALPGSTVGPKSPVTILCQGPADAEEYVISKVGSPEPSDREKQLLSKTINSFRIAEMTPDRAGLYHCSYQSGGSWSQFSDPLQLVMTGAYDKPLLSSMTGTVVASGENAKLQCFSTLKFEAFILSKEHGDRIIQSQLVSHQGGNHEAVFLLNQVSSTQTGTYRCYGLFEHYPYVWSRPSDPLHLQVREAPDYPDPMNPQHSTEAPDYPDPMNPRHSTEAPDYPDPINPQHSTEAPDYPDPMNLQHSAEAPDYPDPMNPQHSTEALGLRGPMNPRHSKESPDRGDPMNTRNSTESPDHGDPTNPQNSTASPDNQNSWEKYQNILIGVPVAITLLLLLLLLLFIFHRCKAKNNAARKERQLKDGPTDGQASEAVDPQEVTYSQVTCSVPTQGTAATPSLPRQTQTSEYAILALK; encoded by the exons ATGTCCCTGGTTCTTCCCTCCCTGCTCTGTCTTG GGTTGTGTCTAGGCCAGAGCACTCAGGCACAGAAGG GAAATCTCTCCCCACCTCGTATCACAGCTCTGCCTGGATCCACGGTTGGACCTAAGAGTCCTGTGACCATCCTGTGCCAAGGGCCTGCAGACGCTGAAGAATATGTGATATCTAAAGTGGGAAGCCCTGAGCCCTCGGACAGAGAGAAACAACTGCTGTCTAAGACGATCAACAGTTTCAGGATCGCAGAGATGACACCAGACAGGGCAGGGCTGTACCACTGTTCCTATCAGAGTGGAGGCAGCTGGTCCCAGTTCAGTGACCCCCTGCAGCTGGTGATGACCG gTGCTTATGACAAACCATTGCTCTCAAGCATGACTGGAACTGTAGTGGCTTCCGGGGAGAATGCGAAGTTACAATGTTTCTCCACACTCAAGTTTGAAGCATTTATTCTTAGCAAAGAACATGGAGATCGCATCATCCAGAGCCAACTTGTCAGCCACCAGGGTGGTAATCACGAGGCTGTCTTCCTTTTGAATCAAGTCTCCTCCACACAAACTGGGACCTACAGATGCTACGGACTCTTTGAACATTACCCCTATGTGTGGTCTCGCCCCAGTGACCCATTGCATCTTCAGGTCAGAG AAGCTCCTGACTATCCAGACCCCATGAATCCCCAACATTCAACTG AAGCTCCTGACTATCCAGACCCCATGAATCCCCGACATTCAACTG AAGCTCCTGACTATCCAGACCCCATCAATCCCCAACATTCAACTG AAGCTCCTGACTATCCAGACCCCATGAATCTCCAACATTCAGCTG AAGCTCCTGACTATCCAGACCCCATGAATCCCCAACATTCAACTG AAGCTCTTGGCCTTCGAGGCCCCATGAATCCCCGACATTCAAAAG AATCTCCTGACCGTGGAGACCCCATGAACACCCGAAATTCAACTG AATCTCCTGACCATGGAGACCCCACAAACCCCCAAAATTCAACTG CCTCACCTGACAACCAAAACTCCTGGGAGAAATACCAGAACATTCTGATTGGAGTCCCAGTGGCCATTACTCTcttgctccttctcctcctcctcctattcATCTTCCACCGTTGCAAGGCCAAAAACA ATGCTGCTAGGAAAGAGAGACAGCTCAAGGATGGACCAACGGATGGACAA gCCTCTGAAGCTGTAGACCCTCAGGAGGTCACCTATTCCCAGGTGACCTGCAGTGTCCCCACACAGGGGACAGCTGCCACACCCTCGTTGCCCAGACAGACCCAGACTAGCGAGTATGCAATACTTGCCCTAAAATAA
- the LOC100055141 gene encoding leukocyte immunoglobulin-like receptor subfamily A member 5 isoform X18, whose protein sequence is MSLVLPSLLCLGLCLGQSTQAQKGNLSPPRITALPGSTVGPKSPVTILCQGPADAEEYVISKVGSPEPSDREKQLLSKTINSFRIAEMTPDRAGLYHCSYQSGGSWSQFSDPLQLVMTGAYDKPLLSSMTGTVVASGENAKLQCFSTLKFEAFILSKEHGDRIIQSQLVSHQGGNHEAVFLLNQVSSTQTGTYRCYGLFEHYPYVWSRPSDPLHLQVREAPDYPDPMNPQHSTEAPDYPDPINPQHSTEAPDYPDPMNPQHSTEALGLRGPMNPRHSKESPDRGDPMNTRNSTESPDHGDPTNPQNSTASPDNQNSWEKYQNILIGVPVAITLLLLLLLLLFIFHRCKAKNNAARKERQLKDGPTDGQASEAVDPQEVTYSQVTCSVPTQGTAATPSLPRQTQTSEYAILALK, encoded by the exons ATGTCCCTGGTTCTTCCCTCCCTGCTCTGTCTTG GGTTGTGTCTAGGCCAGAGCACTCAGGCACAGAAGG GAAATCTCTCCCCACCTCGTATCACAGCTCTGCCTGGATCCACGGTTGGACCTAAGAGTCCTGTGACCATCCTGTGCCAAGGGCCTGCAGACGCTGAAGAATATGTGATATCTAAAGTGGGAAGCCCTGAGCCCTCGGACAGAGAGAAACAACTGCTGTCTAAGACGATCAACAGTTTCAGGATCGCAGAGATGACACCAGACAGGGCAGGGCTGTACCACTGTTCCTATCAGAGTGGAGGCAGCTGGTCCCAGTTCAGTGACCCCCTGCAGCTGGTGATGACCG gTGCTTATGACAAACCATTGCTCTCAAGCATGACTGGAACTGTAGTGGCTTCCGGGGAGAATGCGAAGTTACAATGTTTCTCCACACTCAAGTTTGAAGCATTTATTCTTAGCAAAGAACATGGAGATCGCATCATCCAGAGCCAACTTGTCAGCCACCAGGGTGGTAATCACGAGGCTGTCTTCCTTTTGAATCAAGTCTCCTCCACACAAACTGGGACCTACAGATGCTACGGACTCTTTGAACATTACCCCTATGTGTGGTCTCGCCCCAGTGACCCATTGCATCTTCAGGTCAGAG AAGCTCCTGACTATCCAGACCCCATGAATCCCCAACATTCAACTG AAGCTCCTGACTATCCAGACCCCATCAATCCCCAACATTCAACTG AAGCTCCTGACTATCCAGACCCCATGAATCCCCAACATTCAACTG AAGCTCTTGGCCTTCGAGGCCCCATGAATCCCCGACATTCAAAAG AATCTCCTGACCGTGGAGACCCCATGAACACCCGAAATTCAACTG AATCTCCTGACCATGGAGACCCCACAAACCCCCAAAATTCAACTG CCTCACCTGACAACCAAAACTCCTGGGAGAAATACCAGAACATTCTGATTGGAGTCCCAGTGGCCATTACTCTcttgctccttctcctcctcctcctattcATCTTCCACCGTTGCAAGGCCAAAAACA ATGCTGCTAGGAAAGAGAGACAGCTCAAGGATGGACCAACGGATGGACAA gCCTCTGAAGCTGTAGACCCTCAGGAGGTCACCTATTCCCAGGTGACCTGCAGTGTCCCCACACAGGGGACAGCTGCCACACCCTCGTTGCCCAGACAGACCCAGACTAGCGAGTATGCAATACTTGCCCTAAAATAA
- the LOC100055141 gene encoding leukocyte immunoglobulin-like receptor subfamily A member 5 isoform X10, producing MSLVLPSLLCLGLCLGQSTQAQKGNLSPPRITALPGSTVGPKSPVTILCQGPADAEEYVISKVGSPEPSDREKQLLSKTINSFRIAEMTPDRAGLYHCSYQSGGSWSQFSDPLQLVMTGAYDKPLLSSMTGTVVASGENAKLQCFSTLKFEAFILSKEHGDRIIQSQLVSHQGGNHEAVFLLNQVSSTQTGTYRCYGLFEHYPYVWSRPSDPLHLQVREAPDYPDPMNPQHSTEAPDYPDPMNPRHSTEAPDYPDPMNLQHSAEAPDYPDPMNPQHSTEALGLRGPMNPRHSKESPDRGDPMNTRNSTESPDHGDPTNPQNSTASPDNQNSWEKYQNILIGVPVAITLLLLLLLLLFIFHRCKAKNNAARKERQLKDGPTDGQASEAVDPQEVTYSQVTCSVPTQGTAATPSLPRQTQTSEYAILALK from the exons ATGTCCCTGGTTCTTCCCTCCCTGCTCTGTCTTG GGTTGTGTCTAGGCCAGAGCACTCAGGCACAGAAGG GAAATCTCTCCCCACCTCGTATCACAGCTCTGCCTGGATCCACGGTTGGACCTAAGAGTCCTGTGACCATCCTGTGCCAAGGGCCTGCAGACGCTGAAGAATATGTGATATCTAAAGTGGGAAGCCCTGAGCCCTCGGACAGAGAGAAACAACTGCTGTCTAAGACGATCAACAGTTTCAGGATCGCAGAGATGACACCAGACAGGGCAGGGCTGTACCACTGTTCCTATCAGAGTGGAGGCAGCTGGTCCCAGTTCAGTGACCCCCTGCAGCTGGTGATGACCG gTGCTTATGACAAACCATTGCTCTCAAGCATGACTGGAACTGTAGTGGCTTCCGGGGAGAATGCGAAGTTACAATGTTTCTCCACACTCAAGTTTGAAGCATTTATTCTTAGCAAAGAACATGGAGATCGCATCATCCAGAGCCAACTTGTCAGCCACCAGGGTGGTAATCACGAGGCTGTCTTCCTTTTGAATCAAGTCTCCTCCACACAAACTGGGACCTACAGATGCTACGGACTCTTTGAACATTACCCCTATGTGTGGTCTCGCCCCAGTGACCCATTGCATCTTCAGGTCAGAG AAGCTCCTGACTATCCAGACCCCATGAATCCCCAACATTCAACTG AAGCTCCTGACTATCCAGACCCCATGAATCCCCGACATTCAACTG AAGCTCCTGACTATCCAGACCCCATGAATCTCCAACATTCAGCTG AAGCTCCTGACTATCCAGACCCCATGAATCCCCAACATTCAACTG AAGCTCTTGGCCTTCGAGGCCCCATGAATCCCCGACATTCAAAAG AATCTCCTGACCGTGGAGACCCCATGAACACCCGAAATTCAACTG AATCTCCTGACCATGGAGACCCCACAAACCCCCAAAATTCAACTG CCTCACCTGACAACCAAAACTCCTGGGAGAAATACCAGAACATTCTGATTGGAGTCCCAGTGGCCATTACTCTcttgctccttctcctcctcctcctattcATCTTCCACCGTTGCAAGGCCAAAAACA ATGCTGCTAGGAAAGAGAGACAGCTCAAGGATGGACCAACGGATGGACAA gCCTCTGAAGCTGTAGACCCTCAGGAGGTCACCTATTCCCAGGTGACCTGCAGTGTCCCCACACAGGGGACAGCTGCCACACCCTCGTTGCCCAGACAGACCCAGACTAGCGAGTATGCAATACTTGCCCTAAAATAA
- the LOC100055141 gene encoding leukocyte immunoglobulin-like receptor subfamily A member 5 isoform X5, producing MSLVLPSLLCLGLCLGQSTQAQKGNLSPPRITALPGSTVGPKSPVTILCQGPADAEEYVISKVGSPEPSDREKQLLSKTINSFRIAEMTPDRAGLYHCSYQSGGSWSQFSDPLQLVMTGAYDKPLLSSMTGTVVASGENAKLQCFSTLKFEAFILSKEHGDRIIQSQLVSHQGGNHEAVFLLNQVSSTQTGTYRCYGLFEHYPYVWSRPSDPLHLQVREAPDYPDPMNPQHSTEAPDYPDPMNPRHSTEAPDYPDPMNPRHSTEAPDYPDPMNLQHSAEAPDYPDPMNPQHSTEALGLRGPMNPRHSKESPDRGDPMNTRNSTESPDHGDPTNPQNSTASPDNQNSWEKYQNILIGVPVAITLLLLLLLLLFIFHRCKAKNNAARKERQLKDGPTDGQASEAVDPQEVTYSQVTCSVPTQGTAATPSLPRQTQTSEYAILALK from the exons ATGTCCCTGGTTCTTCCCTCCCTGCTCTGTCTTG GGTTGTGTCTAGGCCAGAGCACTCAGGCACAGAAGG GAAATCTCTCCCCACCTCGTATCACAGCTCTGCCTGGATCCACGGTTGGACCTAAGAGTCCTGTGACCATCCTGTGCCAAGGGCCTGCAGACGCTGAAGAATATGTGATATCTAAAGTGGGAAGCCCTGAGCCCTCGGACAGAGAGAAACAACTGCTGTCTAAGACGATCAACAGTTTCAGGATCGCAGAGATGACACCAGACAGGGCAGGGCTGTACCACTGTTCCTATCAGAGTGGAGGCAGCTGGTCCCAGTTCAGTGACCCCCTGCAGCTGGTGATGACCG gTGCTTATGACAAACCATTGCTCTCAAGCATGACTGGAACTGTAGTGGCTTCCGGGGAGAATGCGAAGTTACAATGTTTCTCCACACTCAAGTTTGAAGCATTTATTCTTAGCAAAGAACATGGAGATCGCATCATCCAGAGCCAACTTGTCAGCCACCAGGGTGGTAATCACGAGGCTGTCTTCCTTTTGAATCAAGTCTCCTCCACACAAACTGGGACCTACAGATGCTACGGACTCTTTGAACATTACCCCTATGTGTGGTCTCGCCCCAGTGACCCATTGCATCTTCAGGTCAGAG AAGCTCCTGACTATCCAGACCCCATGAATCCCCAACATTCAACTG AAGCTCCTGACTATCCAGACCCCATGAATCCCCGACATTCAACTG AAGCTCCTGACTATCCAGACCCCATGAATCCCCGACATTCAACTG AAGCTCCTGACTATCCAGACCCCATGAATCTCCAACATTCAGCTG AAGCTCCTGACTATCCAGACCCCATGAATCCCCAACATTCAACTG AAGCTCTTGGCCTTCGAGGCCCCATGAATCCCCGACATTCAAAAG AATCTCCTGACCGTGGAGACCCCATGAACACCCGAAATTCAACTG AATCTCCTGACCATGGAGACCCCACAAACCCCCAAAATTCAACTG CCTCACCTGACAACCAAAACTCCTGGGAGAAATACCAGAACATTCTGATTGGAGTCCCAGTGGCCATTACTCTcttgctccttctcctcctcctcctattcATCTTCCACCGTTGCAAGGCCAAAAACA ATGCTGCTAGGAAAGAGAGACAGCTCAAGGATGGACCAACGGATGGACAA gCCTCTGAAGCTGTAGACCCTCAGGAGGTCACCTATTCCCAGGTGACCTGCAGTGTCCCCACACAGGGGACAGCTGCCACACCCTCGTTGCCCAGACAGACCCAGACTAGCGAGTATGCAATACTTGCCCTAAAATAA
- the LOC100055141 gene encoding leukocyte immunoglobulin-like receptor subfamily A member 5 isoform X12, producing the protein MSLVLPSLLCLGLCLGQSTQAQKGNLSPPRITALPGSTVGPKSPVTILCQGPADAEEYVISKVGSPEPSDREKQLLSKTINSFRIAEMTPDRAGLYHCSYQSGGSWSQFSDPLQLVMTGAYDKPLLSSMTGTVVASGENAKLQCFSTLKFEAFILSKEHGDRIIQSQLVSHQGGNHEAVFLLNQVSSTQTGTYRCYGLFEHYPYVWSRPSDPLHLQVREAPDYPDPMNPQHSTEAPDYPDPMNPRHSTEAPDYPDPINPQHSTEAPDYPDPMNPQHSTEALGLRGPMNPRHSKESPDRGDPMNTRNSTESPDHGDPTNPQNSTASPDNQNSWEKYQNILIGVPVAITLLLLLLLLLFIFHRCKAKNNAARKERQLKDGPTDGQASEAVDPQEVTYSQVTCSVPTQGTAATPSLPRQTQTSEYAILALK; encoded by the exons ATGTCCCTGGTTCTTCCCTCCCTGCTCTGTCTTG GGTTGTGTCTAGGCCAGAGCACTCAGGCACAGAAGG GAAATCTCTCCCCACCTCGTATCACAGCTCTGCCTGGATCCACGGTTGGACCTAAGAGTCCTGTGACCATCCTGTGCCAAGGGCCTGCAGACGCTGAAGAATATGTGATATCTAAAGTGGGAAGCCCTGAGCCCTCGGACAGAGAGAAACAACTGCTGTCTAAGACGATCAACAGTTTCAGGATCGCAGAGATGACACCAGACAGGGCAGGGCTGTACCACTGTTCCTATCAGAGTGGAGGCAGCTGGTCCCAGTTCAGTGACCCCCTGCAGCTGGTGATGACCG gTGCTTATGACAAACCATTGCTCTCAAGCATGACTGGAACTGTAGTGGCTTCCGGGGAGAATGCGAAGTTACAATGTTTCTCCACACTCAAGTTTGAAGCATTTATTCTTAGCAAAGAACATGGAGATCGCATCATCCAGAGCCAACTTGTCAGCCACCAGGGTGGTAATCACGAGGCTGTCTTCCTTTTGAATCAAGTCTCCTCCACACAAACTGGGACCTACAGATGCTACGGACTCTTTGAACATTACCCCTATGTGTGGTCTCGCCCCAGTGACCCATTGCATCTTCAGGTCAGAG AAGCTCCTGACTATCCAGACCCCATGAATCCCCAACATTCAACTG AAGCTCCTGACTATCCAGACCCCATGAATCCCCGACATTCAACTG AAGCTCCTGACTATCCAGACCCCATCAATCCCCAACATTCAACTG AAGCTCCTGACTATCCAGACCCCATGAATCCCCAACATTCAACTG AAGCTCTTGGCCTTCGAGGCCCCATGAATCCCCGACATTCAAAAG AATCTCCTGACCGTGGAGACCCCATGAACACCCGAAATTCAACTG AATCTCCTGACCATGGAGACCCCACAAACCCCCAAAATTCAACTG CCTCACCTGACAACCAAAACTCCTGGGAGAAATACCAGAACATTCTGATTGGAGTCCCAGTGGCCATTACTCTcttgctccttctcctcctcctcctattcATCTTCCACCGTTGCAAGGCCAAAAACA ATGCTGCTAGGAAAGAGAGACAGCTCAAGGATGGACCAACGGATGGACAA gCCTCTGAAGCTGTAGACCCTCAGGAGGTCACCTATTCCCAGGTGACCTGCAGTGTCCCCACACAGGGGACAGCTGCCACACCCTCGTTGCCCAGACAGACCCAGACTAGCGAGTATGCAATACTTGCCCTAAAATAA